A window of the Ostrea edulis chromosome 1, xbOstEdul1.1, whole genome shotgun sequence genome harbors these coding sequences:
- the LOC130051275 gene encoding patched domain-containing protein 3-like — translation MACEGSSCCSCCSICHRKWESLIENAFGRLGSFISSYSVKIMIVCIVVNLLLTIGIMNIEVENDVETLYTPMDSQAIKDRSVLRNLYGDSTNSSFRSYQLSDFGLYGDVMILSKNKTTIMSQAYVDEINNINIIIRNTIIVSDSSGQTYTYDDLSAGSNPNEGIASVVVLLNTFQDNFIIPNITYPVYGEYILSPFLAHAGSASGMLNSAIGVKLQYYLRQSQTSVKELSKKWEKAFVTKMENLQTNLTDIAYTSSDSLGTELDKNTNSDIKFFSVTFTLMMTYASIASLTINCNNVANRMNLGIAGVIAPVLAIASAFGFVSAIGVEFTNIVGVMPFLVVGIGIDDMFILMSGMADAPPLSEVSIKQRVIFMMQKGAVAITITSLTDLLAFVVGASSVFKSIRNFCIYTGVSVFFCYLNQLFFLCPAITINEHRTKGSKHFCCSCKTVKPRNQYENKSKCFLLCVPGLPPETRLDVESPMEKYPKKFILFILNHTIGKFVVVVVFLAYLSSSIYGCVNLQQGLQLFNLVSKDSYYYKYSVWDENYFTTEPMITLCVTSEQEYHRSETRNLINSVLSKTKLDSYIDDNVEINWLTSYKQSAHYNAATESNFVSGLKDFLATQSGQSFENDIVFDSSRSKVLSSKFYVKANNMKTSNEQGDFMKRMREITENTALPCILYTPAFVFFEQYVQIMPSTLQTLGIAVAAMLIVTFIFMPNLRVVAIVCITLISILSGILGFMYYWDLTLSSITMIHLVMSVGFSVDFSVHICHAFMSVEGNSRDTILKNAIDRSGGPVVNAAFSTLLGILMLAFSSSYIFQSFGILMFLVIGFGLIHAAFFLPLLLYALLPCFHTIDSGRVIDSSVDSRSQRASSGVFWSSFDNDKKHKETPIDKQTSSMNGDIPVSQTRPLPKPLPKPNSSRPNSRSQHDENIPQGIVKDIGDGYKMYQPHKNHAS, via the exons ATGGCATGCGAGGGAAGTTCGTGTTGTTCCTGTTGTTCGATATGTCACAGAAAATGGGAATCTTTGATAGAGAATGCATTTGGCAGGCTCGGTTCTTTCATTTCATCATATTCCGTGAAAATAATGATCGTGTGTATTGTTGTCAACTTGCTTCTGACCATTGGAATCATGAATATAGAAGTCGAAAATGATGTGGAAACACTCTATACTCCGATGGATAGTCAAGCAATAAAAGACCGGTCTGTATTACGAAACCTATACGGAGATTCCACGAACAGTAGTTTTCGTTCTTACCAACTTTCAGACTTTGGACTGTATGGCGATGTAATGATTCTCTCTAAAAATAAGACTACAATAATGAGCCAAGCCTATGTTGATGAAATAAACAACATCAATATTATAATCAGAAACACTATAATTGTTAGCGATTCCTCTGGACAAACCTATACTTATGATGATCTGAGTGCAGGTTCGAATCCTAACGAAGGAATCGCTAGTGTTGTTGTACTATTGAATACATTTCAAGACAATTTCATAATCCCTAATATAACCTACCCAGTTTATGGGGAATATATCTTGTCGCCTTTTCTTGCGCATGCAGGTTCTGCTAGCGGAATGTTAAATTCTGCAATTGGAGTAAAATTGCAGTACTATCTTCGACAAAGTCAGACAAGTGTAAAGGAACTTTCAAAGAAATGGGAAAAGGCATTTGTTACCAAAATGGAAAACCTGCAAACAAATCTAACAGATATTGCCTACACATCCTCAGATTCCCTCGGAACAGAATTGGACAAAAACACAAATAGCGACATAAAATTTTTCTCCGTTACGTTTACGCTCATGATGACATACGCATCTATTGCTTCGTTGACCATCAATTGCAACAATGTAGCTAATCGTATGAATTTAGGAATAGCAGGTGTCATTGCCCCCGTGTTGGCCATCGCCTCAGCCTTCGGATTTGTGAGTGCAATTGGAGTGGAGTTCACCAACATCGTTGGTGTAATGCCGTTTTTGGTTGTCG GGATTGGTATAGATGATATGTTCATCCTCATGTCCGGAATGGCGGACGCCCCACCTCTGTCTGAAGTATCCATTAAACAAAGAGTGATCTTCATGATGCAGAAGGGCGCAGTTGCCATAACGATTACGTCACTGACAGATTTGCTGGCTTTTGTCGTTGGAGCATCGTCGGTATTCAAAAGTATTCGGAATTTCTGCATTTACACAG GTGTGTCGGTGTTCTTTTGCTATTTAAATCAACTTTTCTTTTTGTGTCCGGCTATAACGATTAATGAACATAGAACGAAGGGGAGCAAACATTTCTGTTGTTCTTGTAAAACTGTAAAACCGAGAAACCAATATGAAAATAAGTCGAAATGTTTTCTCTTATGTGTTCCTGGATTGCCCCCTGAGACGAGACTTGATGTGGAAAGTCCAATGGAAAAATATCCCAAAAAGTTTAtccttttcattttaaatcatACTATCGGGAAATTTGTCGTCGTTGTTGTATTCCTCGCTTACCTAAGTTCTTCAATATATGGATGTGTAAATCTTCAACAAGGCCTTCAGCTATTCAATTTAGTTTCAAAAGATTCCTATTACTACAAGTATAGTGTGTGGGACGAAAATTATTTCACCACTGAACCAATGATTACGCTTTGTGTGACTTCAGAACAGGAATACCACAGGAGTGAAACACGAAATcttataaattctgtgttatCCAAGACTAAATTGGACAGTTATATTGATGACAATGTTGAGATAAATTGGCTTACAAGTTACAAGCAATCTGCACATTATAATGCCGCCACCGAATCAAATTTTGTTAGTGGTCTGAAGGACTTCTTGGCGACACAGAGTGGACAATCCTTTGAAAACGACATTGTTTTTGATTCTTCTAGAAGCAAAGTGCTGTCATCCAAATTTTATGTTAAGGCAAATAATATGAAAACATCAAATGAACAAGGGGATTTCATGAAACGTATGAGGGAAATCACGGAGAATACAGCACTTCCCTGTATACTCTATACCCCGGCTTTCGTTTTCTTCGAACAATACGTACAAATCATGCCTAGTACTCTCCAAACTCTGGGTATTGCAGTTGCTGCAATGCTGATCGTAACGTTTATATTCATGCCCAATTTGCGAGTCGTTGCCATTGTATGCATCACACTTATCAGCATCCTGTCCGGAATATTGGGTTTTATGTACTACTGGGATCTGACATTGAGCTCAATAACTATGATTCATTTGGTAATGAGTGTAGGGTTTTCTGTCGATTTCAGCGTCCACATTTGTCACGCCTTCATGTCTGTTGAGGGAAACAGTCGCGACACAATCCTAAAAAACGCTATTGATAGATCCGGTGGCCCTGTCGTCAACGCGGCTTTTTCCACGCTATTGGGGATACTGATGCTTGCATTTTCCAGTAGCTACATTTTTCAATCTTTCGGTATCCTGATGTTTTTGGTAATTGGATTCGGACTGATACATGCGGCGTTCTTTCTTCCTTTATTACTATATGCATTGTTGCCCTGCTTTCACACTATAGACTCTGGAAGAGTAATCGATTCGTCAGTCGATTCTAGGTCCCAAAGAGCTTCGTCAGGAGTATTTTGGTCATCATTTGACAACGATAAAAAACATAAGGAAACACCGATTGATAAGCAAACATCTTCTATGAATGGAGATATACCGGTATCTCAAacaaggcctttaccaaaaccTTTACCAAAACCAAACTCGTCGAGACCTAACAGTCGTTCTCAACATGATGAAAACATTCCACAAGGCATAGTTAAAGATATCGGTGATGGGTATAAGATGTACCAACCTCACAAAAATCACGCATCTTGa